The Henckelia pumila isolate YLH828 chromosome 2, ASM3356847v2, whole genome shotgun sequence genome includes a window with the following:
- the LOC140883446 gene encoding leucine-rich repeat protein 1-like, translating into MGLTDLWVFVALALTIASASLVQGNSEGDALYALRRSLADPDNVLLSWDPNLVCPCTWFHVTCNQDNQVTRLDLGNSNLSGHLVPELGKLEHLQYLELYKNNIQGTIPAELGNLKGLISLDLYNNNISGTIPPSLGKLKSLVFLRLNDNQLNGPIPRALANVSSLKVVDVSNNNLCGTIPTSGPFEHIPLDNFENNPRLEGPELQGLASYDTNCV; encoded by the exons ATGGGTCTCACGGATTTATGGGTTTTTGTCGCTCTCGCTCTAACTATTGCTTCAGCTTCACTGGTGCAAGGGAATTCTGAAGGGGACGCACTTTACGCACTTCGCCGGAGCTTGGCCGACCCGGATAACGTGCTACTGAGCTGGGATCCGAACCTCGTGTGTCCTTGTACTTGGTTCCATGTCACCTGCAACCAAGACAACCAAGTCACCCGCCT GGACCTTGGCAACTCAAATTTGTCTGGTCATCTTGTGCCTGAGCTTGGGAAGCTTGAGCATCTCCAGTATCT AGAACTttacaaaaataatattcaagGTACTATTCCAGCTGAGCTTGGTAATCTGAAGGGCCTAATAAGTTTGGATCTGTACAACAACAATATTTCAGGAACAATCCCTCCATCATTGGGAAAATTGAAATCCCTCGTCTTCTT GCGTCTGAACGACAATCAGCTAAACGGACCAATCCCAAGAGCACTTGCTAACGTATCTAGCTTGAAAGTTGT GGATGTATCTAACAATAACTTGTGTGGCACAATTCCTACCTCTGGCCCATTCGAGCACATCCCCTTGGACAA CTTCGAGAACAATCCTCGCCTAGAAGGTCCGGAGCTGCAAGGACTTGCAAGTTATGATACCAACTGCGTGTAA
- the LOC140883447 gene encoding calmodulin-7-like, whose translation MADQLTDDQISEFKEAFSLFDKDGDGCITTKELGTVMRSLGQNPTEAELQDMINEVDADGNGTIDFPEFLNLMARKMKDTDSEEELKEAFRVFDKDQNGFISAAELRHVMTNLGEKLTDDEVDEMIREADVDGDGQINYEEFVKVMMAK comes from the exons ATGGCGGATCAGTTGACAGATGACCAGATCTCTGAGTTCAAGGAGGCCTTCAGCCTCTTCGACAAGGATGGCGATG GTTGCATAACAACCAAGGAGCTTGGCACGGTCATGAGATCTTTGGGGCAGAATCCAACGGAGGCCGAGCTCCAAGACATGATTAACGAGGTTGATGCCGATGGTAATGGAACCATCGACTTTCCCGAGTTCTTGAATCTCATGGCCCGGAAAATGAAGGACACTGACTCTGAGGAGGAACTGAAAGAGGCTTTTCGTGTCTTTGACAAAGATCAAAATGGTTTTATCTCTGCTGCTGAACTGCGTCATGTGATGACAAATCTTGGCGAGAAGCTAACCGATGACGAGGTTGATGAGATGATTCGAGAGGCAGATGTTGATGGAGATGGGCAAATTAACTATGAAGAGTTTGTCAAGGTGATGATGGCCAAGTAA
- the LOC140883445 gene encoding ubiquitin-conjugating enzyme E2 22-like encodes MATNENLPPNVIKQLAKELKNLDETPPEGIKVGVNDDNFSVINADIEGPAGTPYENGVFRMKLILSHDFPQSPPKGYFLTKIFHPNIATNGEICVNALKKDWNPTLSLRHVLTVIRCLLIEPFPESALNEQAGKMLIDNYDEYAKYARLYTGLHALKPKPKSRSGTVSESTTKNMDQTNSSLKGVDPKNTVSGIVTPYPLTPKPGNVQDLPSVITSSNGTGVGESTAAPATQKKESGMNKVPADKKKIMDARKKSLKRL; translated from the exons ATG GCAACCAATGAAAATCTACCACCAAACGTCATAAAACAATTGGCAAAGGAACTGAAAAATCTTGATGAAACCCCCCCAGAAGGCATTAAAGTTGGTGTGAATGATGATAATTTTTCAGTCATAAATGCTGACATTGAAGGCCCAG CTGGGACACCATATGAAAATGGAGTTTTTCGCATGAAGTTGATTTTGTCCCATGATTTTCCACAGTCCCCTCCTAAAG GCTATTTTTTGACCAAAATTTTTCACCCAAACATTGCCACCAACGGTGAAATATGTGTTAATGCTCTGAAGAAAGATTGGAACCCAACTCTTAGTTTACGGCATGTATTAACT GTTATCAGATGCTTGTTGATCGAACCCTTCCCTGAATCAGCTTTAAACGAACAAGCTGGCAAGATGCTGATTGATAATTATGATGAGTACGCCAAATATGCAAG GCTTTACACCGGACTACACGCTCTGAAACCAAAGCCAAAATCCAGGAGCGGAACCGTGTCTGAGTCCACCACCAAGAACATGGACCAGACGAATTCTTCACTGAAGGGCGTGGACCCGAAAAATACTGTATCAGGTATTGTCACACCTTATCCGTTGACCCCTAAACCAGGAAATGTGCAAGATCTTCCATCTGTCATAACTTCATCAAATGGTACTGGAGTTGGCGAATCAACAGCGGCTCCAGCAACGCAAAAGAAAGAATCTGGGATGAATAAAGTTCCGGCCGACAAGAAGAAGATTATGGATGCCAGAAAGAAGAGCTTGAAGAGATTATAA